The Bradyrhizobium sp. WSM471 genome includes the window CGCGCGCACATCGAGACCGGCGCGATCGCCTCGCGCCGCCTGGTCCGGATCATGTCGCACCTGCGCGACAACAAACATGGGTTGACGCCATCAACTGCCGAGTTCTGGAAGCGATCGATCGCAGAATGCATGGCTGCCAACGTCGCGTCGTCGCTGCCACCCGATGGCAACGGCTGGCTGCCTTCCGCGCGACGGCTGGTCCGCAAGGTCGAGGAGTTTCTCGACGACGCCGGCACGCGTCCGGTGCATGTTTCGGAAATTTGCGCGGTGCTCGGCGTATCGCGGCGTACCCTGCACCGCGCCTTTCAGGAGGTATTCGGCCTCGGTCCGGCCAGCTTCCTCAGGCACAAGCGTCTCTGCGCTGTTCACTCCATCCTGCACCAGAGCGCACCCGGCTCGACCACCGTGACAGCCGTCGCCATGCAGCAGGGCTTTTACGAACTCGGCCGGTTTTCGCAATATTACTTTGCAATGTTCGGGGAGCGTCCGTCGCAAACGCTTGGAATTACGATGCTGCAGCCAGTCGAAGACGACATCGCCAGAGCCTAGCGCTCTGGGCCCGGACCGCGACCGACGCCATGATCGCATGCATGCCGGTGTTTTGCCGGCGTGAAACGGCGAAAAAAACCGTCATGAAAACAACCAGATGGCTACTGTGCATGGGGTTGTTTTCACGGTTTTGAGTTGGATAGGCAGGCCGCCTCCAGCTTCAGGCCCCGCAGACGATCACGCCATACCAGCCGAGCCCGCGATAGGTTTCGTAGCCCGGCGTGGCATGGAACGCGACCAGCGTGCCCGAGCGGTCCTGATAGAAGCCGGAGCGCTGGCCGTCCAGCGAGAGCGAGATGCGCTCGCTGAGGATGCCCTGGCCGTCCGAGGCGGCGATGATGCGAAGATTGGAATCGACCAGCAGCACGCGCGCCTTGTCGCTGTCGCCGACGCGCACGCCTTGCACGATGGCGCGGGCCTGTGCCTCCCAGTCGAAATGGATGGCGAGCACGCCGATTGGCGCGCCGTTGGCATGGCCGCCGGCGCGGACGCTGGCGCAATAGGTCGCGACCTGGGCATTGCCGAGCAGCGGCTGATTTTCGACGTCGCCGGCGACATAGTCGTCGCCCGAGCGCAGGGTATTGGCCTCGCGAAACCATTTGGTGTGGGCGACGTTCTGGCCGACGGTGCGAAAGCGGTCGGCGCGGCCGTTGGCGATGACGTTGCCGTCGAGGTCGCAGAGCCAGAGGTCAAGATAGACGGTGTAGGCTCCCAGGATCACGCCGAGACGCTGCGAGGCATGGGACACGGCCGCGCCGTCGGGCGAGGCCGCGCAATCGACCAACGCGGAATCGGTCGCCCACCAGCGCACGTCGCAGGTCCGTTCATAGAGATTGCGGTCGATCAACTCGATGGCGTTGAGCGAGAGATCGACCATGCGCTCGCCGCGCGAGCGCTGGCTCATCCGGTCGATCGAGGAGACGAGATCGCCGGTCCGTTTCGTCAGCTGGCTTTCGAGCTCGCGGGCGATGGCCTCGACCTGCTGGCCGACGCCGCGGACCTCCTGCGCCACCACCGCGAAGCCCGCGCCCTGCGCGCCGGCGCGGGAGCTTTCGATCAGCGCGTTCAGCGCCAGCATCTTCATCTGGTTGGTGATCTGCTGGATCGCCTTGGTCTTGTCGACCGCGATCTGGTTGACCTCCGCGGTGAGGCGATTGATCAGCGCGGAGATGTCGGACTCATCATCAGCGGGTTCATTTGCGATCGGCTTGGCTTTGAGACCCAGCGCAGCAGACATCGGGGGCTTCCCTTGGCAATGAGGTCTGATCTGCAACGAACCCGGAACAACCACTACAGATCGAATACATTTCTTTTTCGAAGATTCCGCCTAACGCCTGCTTAATTTGCTGTTTTGCGGAATGCTCAAATGATAGTCAGTGCGCGTAGCAAAGCGGCAATCCACCGCTTTGTGCGGCGCAGACATTGCAAATCCCGGGGGATTGCGAGCCAATCGTGCCATCGGCCGGAGGATGCAATACCTCCGGCTTCCAGGTTCCTCAAACCGACCGATGTTCATGACGCCGCCCGCCACCGCCTTGCCTGTCGAAGCGCCCCAGGCGTTCCTGGGGGTGGCGCGCTCGCTCACCGACAAGCTCTGGCGCGATCGGCTGGATGCGCGCGGGGCGGCGAAGGCGCTTGCCATCGTGCAGCGCCACCAACTGCCCGAGCTGCTGGCGCGGGTGCTGGCAGGCCGCGGTGTCGACAGCGACGCCGTCGCAGATTTCCTCGATCCAACCATACGCAAGCTTCTGCCGGACCCGTTCACGGTGACGGAGATGGAGGCCGCCGCGAAGCGGATCGCGGATGCCGCAGGGAACGGCGAGAAGGTCGCGATCTTCGGCGACTACGATGTCGACGGCGCGACCTCGGCGGCGCTGCTGACCTGGCATCTGCGCCATTGCGGGCTTGATCCGCTGATCCACATTCCCGACCGCATCTTCGAGGGCTACGGGCCCAACACGGAAGCCGTGCGTGCGCTGGCCGAAAAGGGCGCCACGCTGCTCGTCACCGTCGATTGCGGCACCACCAGCATCGAGCCGCTCGCCGAAGCAAAACGTCTCGGCATGTCGGTCGTCGTGATCGACCATCATCAGGCCGGCACGGAATTGCCGGAGGTCGACGCCTTGGTCAATCCGAACCGGCTCGACGATCTCTCCGGTCTCGGCCATCTCGCCGCCGTGGGCCTCGTGCTGGTGACGCTGGTCGCGGTCAATCGTGAACTACGCCAGCGCGGTTTCTGGAATGCGGAGATGCCCGAGCCGGACCTGCTCGGCATGCTGCATCACGTTGCGCTCGGCACGGTTGCCGATGTCGCGCCGCTGATCGGTCTCAACCGCGCTTTCGTCGCCAAGGGCCTGATCGCGATGCGGCGCCGCGACCATGTCGGCCACACCGCGCTGATGGATGTGGCGCGGCTCAACGGCCCGCCGGAGGCCTGGCATCTCGGCTTCATGCTGGGACCGCGCATCAATGCCGGCGGCCGCATCGGCCGCGCCGACCTCGGCGTGCGGCTGCTTTTGGAGGGTGACAGCGTCGAGGCCGCGCGGATCGCAGCCGAACTCGACCGCCTCAACAGCGAGCGCCGGATCATCGAGCAGGCCGCCGAAGCGCAGGCCGAAGCCGAGGCGCTGGCCTCGATCGGACTCGAGGACAAGATCGGCGTGATCGTGACGGCCTCCGAAGGCTGGCATCCGGGGGTGGTCGGTCTCGTTGCATCCCGGTTGAAGGAGAAGTTCTCGAGGCCCGCCTTCGCGATCGCGCTGGAGCCCGGCGGCATCGGCACCGGCTCCGGCCGCTCGATTGCCGGCGTCGATCTCGGCAAGGCAGTGCGTCAGGCGGTCACCGACGGCATTCTGCTCAAGGGCGGCGGCCACGCGATGGCTGCGGGCGTCACGCTGCGGAAGGAAAAGCTCGCCGAATTTCGCGCCTATCTCGAGCATGCGTTGGCGCGCGACGTTGCCGAGGCGCGCCACGTCAACGAGCTCTACATCGACGGCGCGGTCTCCGCGCGCGCGGTGACCACCGAGCTTGCAACGACGCTCAACCGCGCTGGTCCCTTCGGCAGCGGCAATCCGGAAGTCGTGTTGGCGCTGCCGGCGCACCAGCTCGTCTATGCCGACGAGGTGGGGCAGGCACATTTGAGGCTGCGCTTCAAGTCGGGCGACGGTGCCATCGTCAACGGCATCGCGTTCCGTTCGATCGGACAGAAGCTCGGCAACGCGCTCGTTGCCAATCGCGGCCAGCAATTGCATGTCGCGGGATCATTGTCGGTCGATCGCTATCAGGGCGCCGAGCGTGTGCAATTCCGCGTCATCGACGTCGCGCTACCCGACCAGGGACCATCCATGATTAGATAGGCCCGGCAAACAACAAAAAACGAATAGCAAAAAAGGGAGTGAACATGGCAGGGCAGGTTGAGGGAAAGGTCGCGCTGGTGACGGGCGGGGCCTCCGGCATCGGCGAGGCCGTCGTCGAGTTGTTCGCGCGCGAGGGCGCCATCGTCATTGCCACCGACATCGACGAGCTGCGCGGCCCCGAGCTCGCCAATCGCATCACCAAGGCCGGCGGCAAGGCGATTTTCCTGGAGCAGGACGTCACTAGCGAAGAGCGCTGGATCGAGATCACAGCCGAGATCACGAAGCGCTTTGGCCAGCTCGATATTCTCGTCTCCAATGCCGGCATCGGCATCGCCGTGCCCTCGATCGTCGACATGACGCTCAGCGACTGGCGCAGGCAGAACGCGATCAACCTCGACGGCGTCTTCCTCTCGGTGAAGCATTGCCTGCCCTTGATGCGCAAGACCGGCGGCGGCTCGATCGTCATGATGTCCTCGCTTGCGGGCTTGCGCGGCGCACCCGGGCTGTCGGCCTATTCGGCGACCAAGGGAGGCGTGCGGCTGTTCGCAAAGTCGATCGCGATGGAGTGCGCTGCCGCCGGCGACGGCATCCGCGTCAACTCCGTCCATCCCGGCATCATCGACACGCCGATCTGGGGCAAGATCCCGACCGGCGCGACAGGCGCCGGCCAGAACGCACCGATCGATCCCGAAGAGCGCGCCCGGCTTGTCGCACCGCTGGGTCGGGCCGGACAGGCTGCGGAGATTGCCTCCGGCGTGCTGTATCTGGCCTCAGATGCCTCACGCTACGTCACCGGCAGCGAGCTCGTCATCGACGGCGGCATAAACGCCGGTGGCGTGCCACGGCGGCAATAAGCCGCCGCGCGGGGCGCGAAGGGCAGGGTGGCGCCCGCAGGGGCTGACGTGCAAGCGTCGTCCCTGTACAACGCGGGCGTCCTCCGACCGACAGAGGTGTCCTCCCGCCATGGCGCACAGCCTTCACTCTTCGTCATCCACGCCCGCAACATTTCGCTCGAACCGTCCGGATCTCGCGAGCGATGCGATCCGCAGCGCGCGCGAGGATCTTGCCGCCTGCTTCCGCATGGCTGCGCGCAACGGCTTTGAGGAGGGCATCTGCAACCACTTCTCCGCGGTGGTGCCTGGCCATGACGACCTCTTCCTGGTCAATCCCTACGGCTACGCCTTCCGCGAGCTGACCGCGTCAAAACTTCTGATCTGCGACTTCCACGGCAACGTGCTCGACGGCGAGGGCGTGCCCGAGGCGACCGCGTTCTATATCCATGCCGAGATGCACAAGCGCCTGCCGCGCGCCAAGGTCGCCTTCCACACCCACATGCCCTACGCCACGGCGCTGTCGATGACCGAGGGCGATCCGCTGATCTGGGCCGGCCAGACCGCGCTGAAATTCTACGGTCGCACGGCTGTGGACCGCAACTACAACGGCCTCGCACTCGACAACCGCGAAGGCGCGCGCATCGCATCCGCCGTTGGGGATGCCGATATCATCTTCATGAAGCATCACGGCGTGATGGTGCTGGCCCCAACCATCGCGGAAGCCTGGGACGATCTCTACTATCTCGAACGCGCCGCCGAGGTGCAGGTGCTGGCAATGTCGACGGGGCGACAGGTGCTGCCGGTCGATCCTGCGATTGCGGCCGAGACCTACAGGCAGATGCGCGAGGGCGATTCCGAATCCGCGCGGCTGCATCTTGCTGCAATCCGGCGGCAGCTCGATGCGGAAGAGCCGCAATATAGGCACTGAGCCTGCCTACGACCCCTGCCGCAGCTTTGCCAGCACCTTCAACCCGCCATAGCCGTCCGCGGGCGTGATGCCCGCGCGCTGCTGAAAATCCTTGATTGCCTTCATGGTGTCGTTGCCGACACGGCCGTCGGTGCCGCCAGTGTCGAAACCGGCCTTGGTCAGGCGTGTCTGCATCTCCTGCACCTCGGCGAGCGTCAGCGCGCGCTCGGAGCCGGGGAACGGCTGGATGAAGGGCGGGGCGCCGAGGCAGCGGTCGCCGAGATGGCAGATCGCCAGCGCATAGTTCATCGAGGGATTGTAGCTCTTCACCGCGTTGAAATTCGGTCCCAACAGGAACGTCGGTCCGCCAGCAACCGGGGTCCACATCTGCGCGGATGCGGAGACTTGCGGGAACGGTTGGCCGTCGGCGCGGGTGACGCCGGCCGCCTGCCAAGCCGCATAGGTCCGGGTGCCGCTCATCTCACCGGGCGCGCGCACCTCGTAGCCCCAATGCTCGCCGCGGTGCCATTTGCCCCGGTTGACGAGATATTTTGCGGTCGAGCCCAGCGCATCGTCGGGCTTGCCGAACGGCGAGACCTTGCCGTCGCCGTCATAGTCGATGCCGACATTGAGCCAGACTTCCGGCATCCATTGCGAATGCCCCATCGCGCCGGCCCAGGATCCCTGCATCTGCTCCGGCGTGCTCCAGCCCTTGTCGACGATGCGTAGCGCGTTGATCAGCTCGGTCTCCCAATAGGCTTTTCGGCGCGGCTCGTTCCAGGCGAGGGCGGCGAGAGAGGGAAACACCGGCGTCATGTGGTTCTGCTGCACCAGCGGATCGCCATAGGCGGACTCGACGCCCCACAGCGCCAGCAGCGTACCGCGCTCGACGCCGAAATCGCGCTCGATGCGTGCAAGCAGCGCCTCGTTGTTCTTCAGCGCGATCTTGCCGTTGATGATGCGCCAGTCAGAGACGCGGCGGTTGATGTATTGCCAGACCTGCTCATGGAATTCGGGCTGGTTGCGCATCTGCTTGAACACGCTCATGTCGGGCTCGACCCGCGCCATCGCGCGCTGCCAGGTCGCAGCCGAGATGCCCTTGGCCATTGCACGCGCGCGAAAGCCCTCGCGCCATTCCTCGAAGCCTGGAGGCGCGGCCAGGATCCGCGTTGGGATTGCGATGAGTGCGGCTGCGCCCAGCGTGGATCGAAGCAGAGCGCGGCGGCTGCGAGAGGCCATGGAATCAGCGTGTTTCATGGACCCATTCTAGCGGGAAACATGGCGGCTGTGACCCGGTTCCTGGAACTGGAGGAAGAGACGAAGGCCCCGCGTTCCCCGGAACAAACTGTCGCACTCCCGCATTCCCCCAGCACCAATTTGGAGGAGGAGAAGATGAGGAAATATCTGTTTGCCGCCGCCATGGTCACCGCCATCGCCGCGCCCGCGTTTGCCGACGAAGTCGGCGTTCATGTCGGCCCGGTCGGTGCCGGCGTGACGGTCGGACAGTCTCACGAATATCGTGAGCGGGACCGCGATCGCGACCGCACCACGGTCATCAGGGAGCGCGAGCCCGCCGACCGCACCACGGTGATCAAGAAGGAAGATGAATTCGGCAATCGCAGCAAGACCGTGATTCATCACGACAACGACTGATGAAGTGGGGCCCCGGCCGATCGCCGGGGCCCGCCGTCGCACGCAGTCCATTCATCGAGAATTCGGGGTGGAATGAAGATACGCGCGCATGCGGAAAGCCATGTCGTCGAGCTCGACGACGGCTCGCAATGGCAGATCTTTCCCGGCGATCTCGCGACCACGCTGAGCTGGAAGCCCGAAACCGATCTGCACCTGGAGCGAAGCGGCGACCAGGTGAGTTCGCATGAGCTGGTCAATGACGCCGATCAAAGCCGCGTGCGGGTGATCGCAGCGGGCGAGGCTTGGCCTGATGGCGAAGTTAAGAAAGTGTTGAAGGGCGGGTAGGGCGCGCCCGCAACGGGTCGGATATCCCCAATTTTGAGCCTGTCACTTTACGGTCGGTTTGCTTCCGTCTGCGCACAATCCGTGAATGCAGGAGCTGTTCGACATCATCTGCGCCAATCCCTGGCCGTTCGGCGCCGGGTTGTTCGTCGTGATCCTGATGATCCTCGCGGAGAACTTTGGGCGCGGTATTCAAGGCGACGGCGCAGTCAGTGACTTCTCGGATTCGGACGGTGGCGGCTGCGGCGACGGAGGAGGTGACTAGGTCCCACCAGCGGCGAACGCGCTTCGCCTAGTCCTCTTGCAAATCGGCCGCGATGCCTGCGAGCCAGCGGCGAATGCTTGTTTCGGCCCTGGCATCGAGCCCGGCGGCCAGGCGCTTTTCCAACGCAATCACCCGTTCCCGGCACGCTTTCAAAAGCGTCGCGCCGCGCGGCGTCAGCGTCCATTGCTGGATGCGGCCGTGGACGGGATGGGGCGTCATCGCAATCGCACCGTCACGTTCGAGATTGCGGATGATGACGCCGACGGTCTGGGGCGTCAGAAAGGTGAGGCGGGCGACGTCGGCGCCGGAAAGGCCCGGATAGGCGTTGAGCATGGTCAGCACCGCGAATTGCGGTGAGGTGACACCGAGATCGGCCAGCGACCGCTCCATCGTCAGACGGACTGCGGCGTGGGCCTGGCGCAGCAGATAGCCGAGATAGCCTTGTTCGCCGCGCTTGCCTTTCCCTGGTGCTGGTACCCGAACCGCCGGGGCAGCCGTGGGGGTGTTCCGCCGCGGTTGCGATCTCGTGATGTCGGCCGGCTTGCGCATGATGTAAGGGCTCTTATAATGTCTCAGCGCTCTTACAATACCACGAGGTGAACGGCAATGTCACACGCCCGCAGCGAATACGAGGACTTCAAGAAGATCGCGCCGGATGCGTATGAGCTGGTGCTGGCGCTCGGCCAGGTGGCGGCCAAGGCTGGCCTCGACAAGCAGCTTCTCGAACTGGTCAAGCTGCGCGCATCGCAGATCAACGGCTGCGCCTTCTGCCTGCAGCATCACATCCTGCTTTCGGAGCGGATCGGCGTGCCCGTCGACAAGCTCAATTTGGTCGTGGTCTGGCGCGAGGCGCCGATCTTTTCCGCGCGCGAACGTGCCGCGCTGGCCTGGACCGAGGCGCTGACCTGCCTGCCCAACGGCGTCGGCGAGAACGTGTACGCCGAGGCGAGCCGTGAATTCTCCGAGAGCGAGCTGACGTACCTGACCTCGGCGATCGCCTCGATCAACGTCTGGAACCGTTTTGGTGCGGCGTTTCGCTGGACACCGGCGAAGCGGCCGGTCGCAGCGAATGCGGCGGCATCCTGATTGCAACGAAGGGAGAACATGATGACAGCAATGTGTTTGCCCACCCTACCGCGCCCGGTGCCATCGCGCTCGATGGCGATCGCCGTCGTCGGCGGGCTCGCCTGCGCGCTTGCGATCGGCAAGGCGCTGCTGGTGACGATGGACGCCATTTCCGGCACACTCTCGCCGGTCTGCGCCACCGCCGCCGAAAGCTCGCCGCTCGACAAGGTCGAGCCGATCGGCTCCTACGCGCTGCCGAACGTACCTGGCAAGCGCGTCACCATCGTGCGCGTGTTCTACGGCCCCGGCGGGTTCTCGCGGTCGCATCGTCACGCGGGATCCGTCACCGCCTACATCACCAAGGGCGAGATCCGCTCCCAGCTCGGCGGCGGTCCGGTCGAGACGTTCGGCGTCGGCCAGTCCTTCTTCGAGCCGCCCGGCTCGACGCATCTGGTCTCGGCCAATGCCAGCACCACGGAGCCGGCTGAATTGATCGCCGTGTTCGTGGCGGACGAGGGCGCGCAGCTGACGACGTTGCTGGAGTAGCTGGCGCTCGCAATCCGAAGTCGCCGTTGTTCACGTAGGCTGTGATCGCTTCACACGTTTCCATAGCGGTGAAAGACCGTATGCGACGGCGGGTATCGCAACTGCGCCGACAAGGAGCCCCATGACGCCTGAGATGGCTGCCTCGACTGACCATTCGACGATGCCGGCGATGGAGGGAAGGAGGCGCGCGGCAGCTTCGGTCGCGGCATGGACCGTATGGCCGACTACTGGTGGGCCATATTGTTCGATGCCGTGCAGGATGATGCCGCCGCCGACCCAGATCATGGCGGCGGTGCCGATGGTGCTCAGCACCGCCAGGAAGGCAGGCATGCCGCGGACGAGCGCACGTCCAAGCAAGCGGATTGCGCCGCCAATGACCGAGGCGCCGTCATATCGCGCAAGGGCCAAGCCGACATCGTCCGCCTTCACGATCAGGGCGACCACGCCGTAGACACCAACCGTGATGAAAATGGCGACGAGCGCCAGCACGAGTGCCTGGGTCCAGATGCTGCCTGCCGGGACGGCTGCCAGCGTGATCG containing:
- a CDS encoding helix-turn-helix domain-containing protein — encoded protein: MGQFLLVDSRKLDGFEGLQQAVHGSHVDVMQLGRGRLRGTLSHVGIGDFSLSIGAFNVGMRTQRVSSDDRLIIGMLLAAEERVAHWSFDMQLNDVLVIPPRLEHDGVFHGGSAYAAMRFDLNEVATLFGGEARLSDPDTWRSRGHFRAHIETGAIASRRLVRIMSHLRDNKHGLTPSTAEFWKRSIAECMAANVASSLPPDGNGWLPSARRLVRKVEEFLDDAGTRPVHVSEICAVLGVSRRTLHRAFQEVFGLGPASFLRHKRLCAVHSILHQSAPGSTTVTAVAMQQGFYELGRFSQYYFAMFGERPSQTLGITMLQPVEDDIARA
- a CDS encoding methyl-accepting chemotaxis protein, which translates into the protein MSAALGLKAKPIANEPADDESDISALINRLTAEVNQIAVDKTKAIQQITNQMKMLALNALIESSRAGAQGAGFAVVAQEVRGVGQQVEAIARELESQLTKRTGDLVSSIDRMSQRSRGERMVDLSLNAIELIDRNLYERTCDVRWWATDSALVDCAASPDGAAVSHASQRLGVILGAYTVYLDLWLCDLDGNVIANGRADRFRTVGQNVAHTKWFREANTLRSGDDYVAGDVENQPLLGNAQVATYCASVRAGGHANGAPIGVLAIHFDWEAQARAIVQGVRVGDSDKARVLLVDSNLRIIAASDGQGILSERISLSLDGQRSGFYQDRSGTLVAFHATPGYETYRGLGWYGVIVCGA
- the recJ gene encoding single-stranded-DNA-specific exonuclease RecJ, with protein sequence MTPPATALPVEAPQAFLGVARSLTDKLWRDRLDARGAAKALAIVQRHQLPELLARVLAGRGVDSDAVADFLDPTIRKLLPDPFTVTEMEAAAKRIADAAGNGEKVAIFGDYDVDGATSAALLTWHLRHCGLDPLIHIPDRIFEGYGPNTEAVRALAEKGATLLVTVDCGTTSIEPLAEAKRLGMSVVVIDHHQAGTELPEVDALVNPNRLDDLSGLGHLAAVGLVLVTLVAVNRELRQRGFWNAEMPEPDLLGMLHHVALGTVADVAPLIGLNRAFVAKGLIAMRRRDHVGHTALMDVARLNGPPEAWHLGFMLGPRINAGGRIGRADLGVRLLLEGDSVEAARIAAELDRLNSERRIIEQAAEAQAEAEALASIGLEDKIGVIVTASEGWHPGVVGLVASRLKEKFSRPAFAIALEPGGIGTGSGRSIAGVDLGKAVRQAVTDGILLKGGGHAMAAGVTLRKEKLAEFRAYLEHALARDVAEARHVNELYIDGAVSARAVTTELATTLNRAGPFGSGNPEVVLALPAHQLVYADEVGQAHLRLRFKSGDGAIVNGIAFRSIGQKLGNALVANRGQQLHVAGSLSVDRYQGAERVQFRVIDVALPDQGPSMIR
- a CDS encoding SDR family NAD(P)-dependent oxidoreductase, producing the protein MAGQVEGKVALVTGGASGIGEAVVELFAREGAIVIATDIDELRGPELANRITKAGGKAIFLEQDVTSEERWIEITAEITKRFGQLDILVSNAGIGIAVPSIVDMTLSDWRRQNAINLDGVFLSVKHCLPLMRKTGGGSIVMMSSLAGLRGAPGLSAYSATKGGVRLFAKSIAMECAAAGDGIRVNSVHPGIIDTPIWGKIPTGATGAGQNAPIDPEERARLVAPLGRAGQAAEIASGVLYLASDASRYVTGSELVIDGGINAGGVPRRQ
- a CDS encoding aldolase, with the translated sequence MAHSLHSSSSTPATFRSNRPDLASDAIRSAREDLAACFRMAARNGFEEGICNHFSAVVPGHDDLFLVNPYGYAFRELTASKLLICDFHGNVLDGEGVPEATAFYIHAEMHKRLPRAKVAFHTHMPYATALSMTEGDPLIWAGQTALKFYGRTAVDRNYNGLALDNREGARIASAVGDADIIFMKHHGVMVLAPTIAEAWDDLYYLERAAEVQVLAMSTGRQVLPVDPAIAAETYRQMREGDSESARLHLAAIRRQLDAEEPQYRH
- a CDS encoding lytic murein transglycosylase translates to MKHADSMASRSRRALLRSTLGAAALIAIPTRILAAPPGFEEWREGFRARAMAKGISAATWQRAMARVEPDMSVFKQMRNQPEFHEQVWQYINRRVSDWRIINGKIALKNNEALLARIERDFGVERGTLLALWGVESAYGDPLVQQNHMTPVFPSLAALAWNEPRRKAYWETELINALRIVDKGWSTPEQMQGSWAGAMGHSQWMPEVWLNVGIDYDGDGKVSPFGKPDDALGSTAKYLVNRGKWHRGEHWGYEVRAPGEMSGTRTYAAWQAAGVTRADGQPFPQVSASAQMWTPVAGGPTFLLGPNFNAVKSYNPSMNYALAICHLGDRCLGAPPFIQPFPGSERALTLAEVQEMQTRLTKAGFDTGGTDGRVGNDTMKAIKDFQQRAGITPADGYGGLKVLAKLRQGS
- a CDS encoding MarR family winged helix-turn-helix transcriptional regulator → MRKPADITRSQPRRNTPTAAPAVRVPAPGKGKRGEQGYLGYLLRQAHAAVRLTMERSLADLGVTSPQFAVLTMLNAYPGLSGADVARLTFLTPQTVGVIIRNLERDGAIAMTPHPVHGRIQQWTLTPRGATLLKACRERVIALEKRLAAGLDARAETSIRRWLAGIAADLQED
- a CDS encoding carboxymuconolactone decarboxylase family protein is translated as MSHARSEYEDFKKIAPDAYELVLALGQVAAKAGLDKQLLELVKLRASQINGCAFCLQHHILLSERIGVPVDKLNLVVVWREAPIFSARERAALAWTEALTCLPNGVGENVYAEASREFSESELTYLTSAIASINVWNRFGAAFRWTPAKRPVAANAAAS
- a CDS encoding cupin domain-containing protein; the encoded protein is MTAMCLPTLPRPVPSRSMAIAVVGGLACALAIGKALLVTMDAISGTLSPVCATAAESSPLDKVEPIGSYALPNVPGKRVTIVRVFYGPGGFSRSHRHAGSVTAYITKGEIRSQLGGGPVETFGVGQSFFEPPGSTHLVSANASTTEPAELIAVFVADEGAQLTTLLE
- a CDS encoding DUF808 domain-containing protein: MSAGLIGLLDDIAAIAKVAAASLDDVAGQTAKAGVKAAGVVIDDAAVTPNYVIGFASKRELPIVGKIAVGSLRNKLLILLPIALLLGYFLPAAVTPLLMLGGAFLCYEGTEKVLEAVMPHHAHDHETQRQPAASNARSLEDEKVASAIKTDFILSAEIMAITLAAVPAGSIWTQALVLALVAIFITVGVYGVVALIVKADDVGLALARYDGASVIGGAIRLLGRALVRGMPAFLAVLSTIGTAAMIWVGGGIILHGIEQYGPPVVGHTVHAATEAAARLLPSIAGIVEWSVEAAISGVMGLLVGAVAIPAVAYGLSPLWKRVKRSQPT